In a single window of the Ruminococcus albus 7 = DSM 20455 genome:
- a CDS encoding HdeD family acid-resistance protein codes for MNKLKKAFSGFAVLSIFCIVMGIALIIDPNIFTRVVGLVVGGLIAAMGAASLINYFIRANTDPENASGLVSGVILVISGVFIMVRPDFIPKVIAFVFGAYMLISGITNIQGAMQLKHNNSPRWTKAMLTAVLTALTGILLVINPLLLADVTFRLLGICLLVSGLTNIGGSLLTGRNKPDEGSYKMDGRSDGQKFIDID; via the coding sequence TTGAACAAACTAAAAAAAGCATTCAGCGGTTTTGCAGTGCTTTCCATATTCTGTATAGTAATGGGTATCGCACTGATCATTGATCCGAACATATTCACTAGAGTGGTAGGACTTGTAGTAGGCGGTTTGATCGCCGCTATGGGAGCTGCATCGCTGATAAATTACTTTATACGCGCAAATACCGATCCCGAGAACGCTAGTGGGCTTGTTAGCGGTGTTATACTGGTGATATCAGGCGTATTCATAATGGTAAGACCGGATTTTATCCCGAAGGTCATAGCCTTCGTATTCGGTGCATATATGCTGATAAGCGGTATCACAAATATACAAGGCGCTATGCAGCTGAAGCATAATAACAGTCCCCGCTGGACAAAGGCTATGCTGACAGCTGTACTTACTGCACTGACAGGCATACTGCTGGTGATCAATCCCCTGCTGCTTGCCGATGTTACTTTCAGGCTGCTGGGTATATGCCTGCTGGTATCGGGTCTGACTAATATAGGCGGAAGCCTGCTGACAGGCAGAAACAAGCCCGATGAAGGATCCTATAAAATGGATGGCCGCAGCGACGGACAGAAATTCATTGATATCGACTGA
- a CDS encoding V-type ATP synthase subunit D, with the protein MAVQQVFPTKGNLIATKKNLQLAALGYELLDRKRNILIREIMTLVEKAKELRSSIEDTYKEAYEMLKLANMSMGVITPYAECMPVEDGIELSSKTVMGVELPKVIFHETPREVCYGFSRTDSQLDRAFIAFEKVKKLTVTLAEVENSIYRLSVAIKKTQRRANALQNIIIPRYTDTVKFIADSLEEKDREEFSRMKVIKAVKLKKENENNTEERH; encoded by the coding sequence TTGGCTGTACAGCAGGTGTTCCCCACGAAGGGTAACCTCATAGCAACTAAGAAAAATCTCCAGCTTGCGGCACTGGGCTATGAACTTCTCGACAGAAAGCGCAATATCCTTATACGTGAGATAATGACGCTGGTCGAAAAAGCCAAGGAACTCAGAAGCTCCATAGAAGATACCTATAAGGAAGCCTATGAGATGCTGAAACTGGCTAATATGTCAATGGGTGTTATAACCCCCTATGCGGAGTGTATGCCCGTAGAGGATGGTATTGAACTTTCCTCCAAGACTGTTATGGGTGTGGAACTGCCTAAGGTCATTTTCCACGAAACGCCCCGCGAGGTCTGCTATGGGTTCTCACGTACAGATTCACAGCTTGACAGAGCGTTCATCGCATTTGAAAAAGTCAAGAAACTTACTGTGACACTGGCAGAAGTTGAGAACAGCATATACAGACTTTCTGTGGCAATAAAGAAAACTCAGCGCAGAGCAAATGCTCTGCAGAATATCATAATACCGCGCTATACCGATACTGTAAAGTTCATCGCGGATTCTCTGGAAGAAAAAGACAGAGAAGAATTCTCGCGTATGAAGGTGATAAAGGCGGTAAAACTTAAAAAGGAAAACGAGAACAACACGGAGGAACGACATTGA
- a CDS encoding V-type ATPase subunit, translating into MLENYSSNATTAKIRAKYAQLFTIDDYRELAALRTVPEAAEYLSRSVRFREAFAEVDPNTVHRGFLEELIYRENFRTYIRLCKFQGLDKEPFFGFLIRRSEIDCILSIINRINSSLDRTFLPDLPGYLIKHLTIPVMELSLSQTYDDLVAGLKGTRYARVLKKIPVRDDGKADYTECELRLRSDYYAELLEQADKEFAGVVSEELKTMILREIDCRNIINAYRMKSYFGYSPEEIKRRSLNFYGIGKKNMERLYDAADPETMMDMVNHTIYGKNSPDTDNIEVEINSVKIRRLRHYLTGSTHAPVALYAFIILCDIEASNLVHIIEGIRYGVEAATIESQLITL; encoded by the coding sequence ATGTTGGAAAACTACAGCTCAAATGCCACCACAGCCAAGATAAGGGCTAAATATGCCCAGCTTTTCACGATAGATGATTACCGTGAACTGGCGGCACTGAGAACTGTCCCCGAGGCGGCGGAATACTTATCGCGGTCAGTGAGGTTCAGGGAAGCCTTTGCGGAGGTAGACCCCAACACAGTACACCGCGGATTTCTGGAAGAACTGATATACAGAGAGAACTTCCGCACATATATAAGGCTGTGCAAATTCCAAGGGCTTGACAAAGAACCCTTCTTCGGGTTTCTTATAAGGCGCAGTGAGATAGACTGCATACTTTCGATAATCAACCGGATAAACTCATCGCTGGACAGGACTTTCCTGCCGGATCTGCCGGGATATCTTATAAAGCATCTTACGATACCCGTTATGGAACTCAGTCTTTCGCAGACCTACGATGATCTTGTCGCAGGGCTGAAGGGCACACGTTATGCCAGGGTATTGAAGAAAATACCTGTGCGTGATGACGGCAAAGCCGATTATACCGAGTGTGAGCTGAGGCTGAGGTCTGATTATTATGCGGAGCTTCTTGAACAGGCGGACAAGGAGTTCGCGGGAGTAGTTTCAGAAGAGCTGAAAACTATGATACTGCGTGAGATAGACTGCCGCAATATCATAAATGCCTACCGTATGAAATCCTACTTCGGGTATTCCCCCGAGGAGATAAAGCGAAGGTCGCTGAATTTTTACGGCATAGGCAAAAAGAATATGGAAAGGCTGTATGATGCAGCCGATCCCGAGACCATGATGGATATGGTAAATCATACCATCTACGGAAAAAATTCACCCGATACCGACAATATCGAGGTAGAGATAAACAGCGTGAAGATACGAAGGCTGAGGCATTACCTTACGGGCAGCACCCATGCACCCGTTGCGCTGTATGCTTTCATAATCCTTTGCGACATTGAAGCTTCCAACCTGGTGCATATCATAGAGGGCATCAGGTACGGCGTTGAGGCTGCTACCATTGAATCGCAGCTGATAACGCTTTGA
- the nrdD gene encoding anaerobic ribonucleoside-triphosphate reductase, producing MINVNVKNGELTEEEKQAYISRAHDLYPGKAIDSIDISLDGDYAEVDYHFSAVPFQRIRRITGYLVGTLDRFNDAKRSEVEDRVKHGVIS from the coding sequence ATGATAAACGTAAATGTTAAGAACGGCGAGCTTACCGAAGAAGAAAAGCAGGCATATATCTCCAGAGCGCATGACCTCTATCCCGGTAAGGCTATCGACTCGATAGACATCTCACTTGACGGTGATTACGCTGAGGTAGATTATCATTTCTCCGCTGTTCCTTTCCAGAGGATAAGGAGAATAACAGGATACCTTGTAGGCACACTTGACCGCTTCAATGATGCTAAGCGCAGTGAAGTCGAGGACAGAGTCAAGCACGGTGTCATCAGCTAA
- a CDS encoding MarR family winged helix-turn-helix transcriptional regulator encodes MSDKYDPIRLRNQLCYPLYLCAKEVTRRYTPILEKLELTYTQYVVMMYLWEQDGCTVNQMSSALMLDPSTLTPLLKKLESKGYIRRTRSETDERSLNIVLTETGDALKDEALSVPEQMKCCIGLTPEEGATFCGLIMKILKNIEDTEKE; translated from the coding sequence ATGAGCGATAAATACGATCCTATACGGCTGAGGAACCAGCTCTGCTATCCACTTTACCTCTGTGCCAAGGAGGTAACACGAAGGTATACACCTATACTGGAAAAACTTGAGCTGACTTATACGCAATACGTTGTCATGATGTACCTGTGGGAACAGGACGGCTGCACTGTAAATCAGATGAGTTCAGCACTCATGCTCGATCCGAGCACACTGACCCCCCTGCTGAAAAAGCTTGAAAGCAAGGGCTATATCAGACGTACCCGCAGCGAGACAGATGAGCGCAGCCTGAACATCGTACTGACAGAAACGGGCGATGCTCTTAAAGATGAAGCACTGTCCGTACCCGAGCAGATGAAATGCTGCATAGGGCTGACCCCCGAGGAAGGCGCTACCTTCTGCGGACTAATAATGAAGATACTGAAAAATATCGAAGATACAGAAAAGGAGTGA
- a CDS encoding ATP synthase subunit C — MLKIMLLPLAAVVLLTVPFILMAKKIKTGEKSAKAAFIGNLCTFAGIMLVGMIVPFTDLVAFAASEGSTVKEALTTGAGLGYLAAGLSVGLSCIGSGIAVGSGAPAAIGATSEDPKNFVKALIFVVLGEGIALYGLLISILIISNIGG; from the coding sequence ATGCTTAAAATCATGTTGCTGCCCCTGGCAGCTGTAGTACTGCTGACAGTACCTTTTATACTTATGGCTAAGAAGATAAAGACAGGCGAAAAGTCTGCAAAAGCAGCTTTCATCGGTAATCTCTGCACATTTGCAGGCATCATGCTGGTGGGTATGATAGTGCCTTTCACCGATCTGGTAGCATTTGCGGCATCTGAAGGCTCTACCGTCAAGGAAGCACTCACAACAGGTGCAGGTCTCGGTTATCTGGCTGCAGGTCTTTCCGTTGGTCTTTCATGTATAGGATCTGGTATCGCCGTTGGTTCGGGCGCACCTGCCGCTATCGGTGCTACTTCCGAGGATCCCAAGAACTTCGTTAAGGCTCTGATCTTCGTCGTACTGGGTGAAGGTATCGCGCTGTACGGTCTGCTGATATCCATACTGATAATCTCTAACATCGGCGGCTAA
- a CDS encoding V-type ATP synthase subunit I has product MAIEKMALVNIIGRFEDLDETLIRCCDSGCFHIEPAFRNEANSTVKLLNEKNPFGVPLKEFASLATEMGIELKETQGTRFNGWTAEQFNELSENIDSEINEKNSERQALAKEVSDLEAAVLQVDHLRGMNSDFSKIFACKHTACRIGRMPADNLAKLQYYDQTFFFVPFETTKDFCWGMYFCAESDKELVDSIFRSMFFERIRLPDYVTGNTDEALKKLDSQIKEKKAKTEALDKELAALAKKHDATILEAYTALKKRYDIFELRRKVGAVKEKFYIKGFVPKKQADKFSEKFGDMDEVEVVLLPPDADAYVTPPTVLKNSWFTRPFAMLVEMYGLPKYNGFNPTAFVAITYTLLFGIMFGDLGQGLLLFLGGLILGRKSKQAGGIVARCGLSSMIFGTLYGSVFGFEELLDPIYESFGIDFLPLKIFKQSTFILLTAVGIGIFLILVSMLINIYIGFKEKNYEKAIFGCNGIAGLVFYASVCTGVICTIMLKIEVMSLPFKIFLIAIPLICIFCRVPFSIAVKYKKWKLSEDEEDMTIGGFIVENFFEMFEFLLSYVSNTMSFLRVGGFVLSHAGMMMVVMTLMNMANSFAMKPVTLVIGNLFVMAMEGMIVAIQIIRLEFYEVFSRFYESDGKEFVPMSVSFDTEVNI; this is encoded by the coding sequence ATGGCAATTGAAAAAATGGCGCTTGTCAATATCATAGGCAGATTTGAGGATCTGGATGAGACCCTTATACGCTGCTGCGACAGCGGGTGCTTCCATATCGAGCCTGCTTTCAGGAACGAAGCAAATTCCACGGTAAAGCTGCTGAATGAGAAGAACCCCTTCGGAGTGCCGCTCAAAGAATTTGCATCCCTTGCCACAGAGATGGGCATTGAGCTTAAAGAAACTCAGGGGACGAGATTCAACGGGTGGACAGCGGAACAGTTCAATGAGCTTTCCGAAAATATCGACAGCGAGATAAACGAAAAGAACAGCGAAAGACAGGCTCTCGCAAAAGAGGTATCCGATCTGGAGGCTGCAGTGCTGCAGGTAGATCACCTGCGGGGCATGAACAGCGATTTCAGCAAGATATTCGCCTGTAAGCACACTGCCTGCCGCATAGGACGTATGCCTGCGGATAATTTGGCAAAGCTGCAGTACTATGACCAGACTTTCTTCTTTGTCCCCTTTGAAACGACAAAGGATTTCTGCTGGGGAATGTATTTCTGTGCAGAGAGCGACAAGGAACTGGTGGACAGTATATTCCGCTCCATGTTCTTTGAAAGGATACGTCTGCCCGACTACGTGACGGGCAACACCGATGAGGCTCTTAAAAAGCTGGACAGCCAGATAAAGGAAAAGAAAGCCAAAACAGAGGCTCTCGACAAGGAACTGGCAGCCCTTGCGAAAAAGCATGATGCTACTATACTGGAAGCATACACAGCACTTAAAAAGCGGTATGACATCTTCGAGCTGAGAAGAAAAGTCGGTGCGGTAAAGGAGAAGTTCTATATAAAGGGCTTTGTACCAAAAAAGCAGGCTGATAAGTTCTCTGAGAAGTTCGGGGATATGGATGAGGTCGAGGTAGTACTTCTGCCGCCCGATGCGGACGCATACGTAACTCCCCCGACGGTGCTGAAAAACAGCTGGTTCACAAGACCATTCGCCATGCTGGTGGAGATGTACGGTCTGCCAAAGTATAACGGATTCAACCCCACAGCCTTCGTGGCGATAACCTATACACTGCTGTTCGGTATAATGTTCGGTGACCTGGGACAAGGTCTACTGCTGTTTCTCGGCGGACTGATACTTGGCAGAAAGAGCAAGCAGGCGGGCGGCATCGTTGCAAGATGCGGTCTTTCAAGTATGATATTCGGTACGCTGTACGGCTCGGTATTCGGATTTGAAGAACTTCTCGACCCGATATACGAAAGCTTCGGGATCGACTTCCTGCCACTGAAGATATTCAAGCAGTCAACTTTCATACTGCTGACCGCAGTAGGCATAGGTATATTCCTGATACTGGTATCAATGCTGATAAACATATATATCGGATTCAAGGAAAAGAATTACGAAAAAGCGATATTCGGATGCAACGGCATCGCAGGTCTTGTCTTCTACGCATCGGTATGCACAGGTGTTATATGCACCATAATGCTGAAGATAGAAGTCATGTCACTTCCTTTCAAGATATTCCTGATAGCGATACCGCTGATATGCATATTCTGCCGCGTACCCTTCTCGATAGCTGTGAAGTACAAGAAGTGGAAGCTTTCAGAAGACGAGGAGGATATGACCATAGGCGGATTCATCGTGGAGAATTTCTTCGAGATGTTTGAATTCCTGCTGAGTTACGTTTCAAACACCATGTCCTTCCTGAGAGTTGGCGGTTTCGTGCTTTCTCACGCAGGCATGATGATGGTCGTAATGACACTGATGAATATGGCAAATTCCTTTGCCATGAAGCCTGTGACACTGGTTATAGGCAACCTGTTCGTAATGGCTATGGAGGGCATGATAGTAGCGATACAGATAATCCGTCTGGAATTCTACGAAGTGTTCTCAAGATTCTACGAGAGCGATGGCAAGGAGTTCGTACCTATGAGTGTAAGCTTCGATACCGAAGTAAATATATAA
- the trxA gene encoding thioredoxin codes for MAVIKVTTADFENVVLKSDKPVLVDFNADWCGPCRMLAPLLEEIAASRDDIKVVSVNVDDEGELAAQFGISSIPCIIAFKDGAEKKRSIGFRGKEAIEDMLR; via the coding sequence ATGGCAGTAATAAAGGTAACAACAGCAGATTTTGAAAACGTGGTACTGAAGTCCGACAAGCCCGTTCTTGTTGATTTTAACGCAGACTGGTGCGGTCCCTGCAGAATGCTCGCACCCCTGCTGGAGGAGATCGCAGCTTCAAGAGATGATATCAAGGTAGTCAGCGTCAACGTTGACGACGAAGGCGAGCTCGCTGCACAGTTCGGTATATCCTCTATACCCTGCATAATAGCATTCAAGGACGGTGCAGAAAAGAAGCGCAGTATCGGCTTTCGCGGAAAGGAAGCTATCGAAGATATGCTGAGGTGA
- a CDS encoding V-type ATP synthase subunit A: protein MDKIYSVNGPVVTVRDTKSFAMQEMVFVGEKRLIGEVIRVSAKETTLQVYETTTGLKPGEPVYGTGAPMAATLGPGILDNMFDGIERPLKKLEEISGAFISEGANVPALDPKRKFDVTVTVKRGDILRPGEIYATCPETALITHKCMLSPFSKGGKVVWTAVTGKYNVNDVVVRLHDEYGREEELTLCQKWPIRTPRPCAERMPMSRPLITGQRIIDTVVPVAKGGTAAIPGGFGTGKTMNQHQIAKWCDADIIVYVGCGERGNEMTQVLEEFSELIDPKTQRPLTDRTTMIANTSNMPVAAREASIYTGITLAEYYRDMGYHIAIMADSTSRWAEALREISGRLEEMPAEEGFPAYLPSRISEFYERAGYVKTLGGSEGSVTIIGAVSPQGSDFSEPVTQNTKRFVRCFWALDKALAYARHYPAINWNTSYSEYIDDLSAYYKNNVAPDFMEVRQQISNILVEENSLMEIVKLMGTDVLPDDQKLLIEAARVVRVGFLQQNAYHKDDTYVPLEKQYRMMKAILRFFDLSKEALAKGVAIDRIMSNGWADKLIKIKYDIPNDKLGMFDDYERDMNEWYKNAEVV, encoded by the coding sequence ATGGATAAGATATATTCGGTCAACGGACCTGTCGTTACGGTCCGCGATACCAAGAGCTTTGCCATGCAGGAAATGGTATTCGTGGGCGAAAAGCGTCTGATCGGTGAGGTCATTCGTGTCAGCGCAAAGGAAACTACCCTGCAGGTATACGAAACTACTACGGGTCTTAAACCGGGAGAGCCTGTTTACGGCACCGGTGCGCCTATGGCTGCAACACTGGGCCCAGGTATACTTGACAATATGTTCGACGGTATCGAAAGACCGCTGAAAAAGCTGGAAGAAATAAGCGGTGCGTTCATATCCGAGGGTGCGAACGTTCCTGCGCTTGACCCCAAGCGCAAGTTCGATGTTACGGTGACGGTTAAGAGAGGCGATATACTTCGTCCCGGCGAGATATATGCCACCTGCCCCGAAACAGCGCTTATAACACACAAGTGTATGCTCTCGCCTTTTTCAAAGGGCGGAAAGGTCGTATGGACGGCTGTTACGGGCAAGTATAACGTTAACGATGTGGTAGTAAGGCTGCATGATGAATACGGCAGAGAAGAAGAACTTACCCTCTGCCAGAAATGGCCTATAAGGACTCCACGTCCCTGCGCTGAAAGAATGCCTATGTCAAGACCGCTGATAACAGGTCAGCGTATAATAGATACGGTAGTACCCGTGGCTAAGGGCGGCACTGCCGCTATCCCGGGAGGATTCGGTACAGGCAAGACCATGAACCAGCACCAGATAGCAAAATGGTGCGATGCGGATATAATCGTATACGTTGGCTGCGGCGAGCGCGGCAACGAGATGACTCAGGTACTTGAGGAATTCAGCGAACTGATAGACCCAAAGACACAGCGTCCCCTGACAGACAGAACTACCATGATAGCAAACACCTCGAATATGCCTGTTGCGGCAAGAGAGGCTTCCATATACACAGGTATCACTCTGGCAGAGTATTACAGGGATATGGGCTATCATATAGCAATAATGGCGGATTCGACTTCACGTTGGGCTGAGGCACTGCGTGAGATATCGGGTCGTCTGGAAGAAATGCCCGCTGAGGAAGGCTTCCCTGCTTATCTGCCCTCCCGTATATCGGAATTCTATGAGAGAGCAGGCTATGTAAAGACCCTTGGCGGTTCTGAGGGCTCTGTTACCATAATCGGTGCGGTATCTCCCCAGGGTTCGGATTTCTCCGAGCCTGTAACACAGAACACCAAGCGTTTCGTAAGATGTTTCTGGGCACTGGATAAGGCACTTGCCTATGCAAGACATTATCCTGCCATAAACTGGAACACCAGCTATTCGGAGTATATCGACGATCTCTCCGCTTACTACAAAAACAACGTCGCCCCGGATTTCATGGAGGTAAGACAGCAGATATCAAATATCCTTGTTGAGGAAAACAGCCTGATGGAGATAGTAAAGCTGATGGGTACGGATGTACTCCCCGACGATCAGAAGCTGCTGATAGAAGCAGCAAGAGTAGTCAGAGTAGGATTCCTCCAGCAGAACGCTTACCACAAGGACGATACCTATGTACCCCTTGAAAAGCAGTACCGCATGATGAAGGCTATACTGCGCTTCTTTGATCTTTCAAAGGAGGCACTGGCAAAGGGCGTTGCTATCGACAGGATAATGTCAAACGGCTGGGCTGACAAGCTCATAAAGATAAAGTACGATATCCCCAATGACAAGCTTGGTATGTTCGATGACTACGAGAGGGATATGAACGAATGGTACAAGAACGCGGAGGTGGTCTGA
- a CDS encoding V-type ATP synthase subunit F — protein MKFYLLSDNIDTLMGMRLAGIEGKVVHGTQEVSAALDEAMAMKDVGIILMTEIALKQCPEKVMNYKLTRAEPLIVEIPDRHATANISDTISKYLAEAVGIKL, from the coding sequence ATGAAGTTCTATTTGCTCAGCGATAACATAGATACCCTTATGGGTATGCGTCTGGCGGGCATAGAGGGAAAAGTCGTACATGGTACGCAGGAGGTCTCCGCGGCGCTGGACGAAGCTATGGCGATGAAGGACGTGGGCATAATACTTATGACCGAGATAGCACTGAAGCAGTGCCCCGAAAAGGTCATGAACTACAAGCTCACACGCGCTGAACCGCTTATAGTCGAGATACCTGACAGACACGCCACGGCAAACATCTCCGATACTATATCAAAGTATCTGGCTGAGGCTGTTGGCATCAAGCTGTAG
- a CDS encoding V-type ATP synthase subunit E encodes MTDQTQKLEKFKQAVFNEAAAKADEIIKETEQHCSGILAQAEAEARKFVSESRAKAEKEYKETSQRTESAGRLELRRKLLNARQEVVDKVFSNVREKLEAFRESAAYERLLVKRAEECAAAYPGKRGEVRVAAADMKYAAKLTCGGRFTVCESGNILLGGIMVVFPEDNLALDCTFDNEFDRQKSGFAGKAGLVFDM; translated from the coding sequence ATGACAGATCAGACACAAAAGCTGGAAAAATTCAAGCAGGCAGTATTCAATGAAGCTGCCGCAAAGGCTGACGAGATAATAAAGGAGACCGAGCAGCATTGCAGCGGTATACTGGCGCAGGCTGAGGCTGAGGCCAGAAAATTCGTCAGCGAGAGCAGAGCTAAAGCTGAAAAGGAATATAAAGAAACTTCACAGCGCACCGAGTCAGCAGGACGGCTGGAACTGCGCAGAAAGCTGCTGAACGCAAGACAGGAGGTCGTCGACAAGGTGTTCTCCAACGTGCGCGAAAAGCTGGAAGCTTTCAGGGAGAGCGCCGCTTATGAAAGACTGCTTGTAAAACGGGCAGAGGAGTGCGCAGCTGCTTATCCCGGCAAAAGGGGCGAAGTGCGCGTAGCGGCAGCTGATATGAAATACGCTGCCAAGCTTACCTGCGGCGGCAGGTTCACTGTATGCGAGAGCGGGAACATACTGCTTGGGGGCATCATGGTGGTATTCCCCGAGGACAATCTTGCTCTTGACTGCACTTTCGATAATGAATTTGACAGACAGAAGAGCGGCTTTGCAGGAAAAGCAGGGCTTGTTTTTGATATGTAA
- a CDS encoding glutathione peroxidase translates to MSIYENKLKMRDGSEYSLEELKGKVLLIVNTATGCGFTPQYKGLEDLYENYRDKGLEILDIPCDQFGHQAPGDDNEIHEFCTMKYDTKFPRFAKSEVNGENELSLYTFLKSEMAEDSVNGLKNKTIMKGVEKLSTTCKNKGDIKWNFTKFLVDRQGNVVGRYSPTTKPEDLEEEIKKYI, encoded by the coding sequence ATGTCGATCTATGAAAACAAACTGAAAATGAGAGATGGAAGCGAGTATAGTCTTGAGGAACTGAAAGGCAAGGTCTTGCTGATAGTAAATACAGCCACCGGCTGCGGCTTTACTCCGCAGTATAAAGGTCTGGAGGATCTGTATGAGAACTACCGTGACAAGGGTCTGGAGATACTTGATATCCCCTGCGACCAGTTCGGTCATCAGGCACCCGGCGATGACAATGAGATACACGAGTTCTGCACCATGAAGTATGACACAAAGTTCCCCAGATTTGCAAAGTCAGAGGTAAACGGTGAAAATGAACTTTCGCTGTACACTTTCCTGAAATCCGAGATGGCTGAGGACAGCGTGAACGGTCTGAAAAACAAGACCATAATGAAGGGCGTTGAAAAACTCAGCACCACCTGCAAAAATAAAGGCGACATCAAGTGGAATTTCACTAAATTCTTAGTTGACCGTCAGGGAAATGTAGTAGGCAGATATTCACCTACCACAAAGCCCGAAGACCTTGAAGAGGAGATCAAGAAATATATATGA